The Setaria viridis chromosome 6, Setaria_viridis_v4.0, whole genome shotgun sequence genome contains a region encoding:
- the LOC117861693 gene encoding receptor like protein 28, with protein sequence MNTIYNHEDEFLGIIPSSIGQLKKLTWLNLAACSFSGRIPSSIANLTQLTKLELSYNMGFSGEIPSSIFSLPALRELNLSWNYLSGPIRNFDKASSSQLESVDLSNNEFSGHIPKAFFQLKSLKHLDVSSNNFVGLVDLTLFWRLSKLTSLHLSNNNLSVVDGEGHSPLPTDSYGPNELGLASCNITQFPRILRRINYMSHLDLSHNNISGDVPNWVWETWSSSLSYLDLSHNMLTGLQLTSNVLPFTTTLQTIDLSFNRFWGQIPVPNSSAQVLDYSNNNFSSVFPNFTLYLSYTSYLSMSKNFISGHIPISICNSMLSVLDLSHNYFRGPIPSCLIESTRLLVLNLRNNHFEGTFPCNITTGCALQTIDLHGNKIEGQLPRGLSNCSDLEVLNFGGNQINDTFPSWLRGLPHLSVMVLRSNQFYGSICDMVWYNKYDQCFSSLQIIDLASNNFSGNLTSQWFENLELMMTESRSTLQITSAESVKFPGYQDTVDIIYKGSEVSFERILTTLTAIDFSNNRLEGDIPKSIGRLVSLRMLNMSHNAFTGKIPAQLGGMTDLESLDLSCNQISGEIPQELTDLTFLDVLNLSNNHLVGKIPQSHQFSTFGSSSFGGNAGLCGPPLSKLPCGYSPYIPGAAAQVIKSSHHVDVVLFLFAGLGFGVGFAAAIVVKWGRISRWFTATVRASQT encoded by the exons atgaacacaatatacaatcATGAGGATGAGTTTCTTGGGATAATACCTTCTTCTATTGGGCAGCTCAAAAAATTGACATGGTTAAATCTTGCAGCATGCAGTTTTTCTGGGAGAATACCAAGTTCAATTGCTAATTTGACCCAGCTAACAAAACTGGAACTTTCATATAATATGGGTTTCAGTG GGGAAATTCCatcttctattttctccctTCCAGCATTACGTGAACTGAATCTTTCCTGGAACTATCTTTCTGGCCCAATACGAAATTTTGACAAAGCTTCTTCTTCACAGCTGGAGTCTGTGGACTTGAGCAACAATGAATTCTCAGGTCATATTCCCAAGGCATTCTTTCAACTGAAAAGCTTGAAACATCTCGACGTTAGTTCGAACAATTTTGTTGGTCTAGTGGACCTTACCTTGTTTTGGAGATTGAGTAAGCTCACCAGTTTGCATCTTTCCAACAATAATTTGAGTGTCGTGGATGGAGAAGGCCATAGCCCTTTGCCTACAGATTCCTATGGACCTAACGAGTTAGGGCTTGCATCTTGCAATATTACCCAATTTCCAAGAATTTTGAGACGCATTAACTACATGTCACATTTGGATCTCTCACACAATAACATCAGTGGGGATGTACCTAATTGGGTCTGGGAGACATGGAGTAGTAGCCTTAGCTATTTGGATCTTTCACATAACATGCTCACTGGCCTGCAACTTACTTCAAATGTTCTCCCTTTTACTACTACACTACAAACTATTGATCTTAGTTTCAACAGATTTTGGGGACAGATTCCTGTGCCAAACTCATCAGCACAAGTATTGGACTATTCAAACAACAACTTCTCTTCCGTGTTTCCAAACTTCACTCTGTATCTTAGTTACACCAGTTACCTTAGCATGTCCAAAAATTTTATAAGTGGCCATATACCTATCTCGATTTGCAATTCCATGCTTTCTGTCCTTGACCTATCACATAACTACTTTAGAGGCCCCATTCCATCTTGTCTCATAGAAAGTACTCGGTTACTAGTTTTAAATTTGAGGAACAATCACTTCGAAGGGACGTTTCCTTGCAATATTACAACCGGATGTGCTTTACAGACTATAGATTTACATGGCAATAAGATTGAAGGGCAGCTTCCCAGGGGACTTTCTAACTGCTCAGACTTGGAGGTTCTGAACTTTGGAGGCAACCAAATAAATGACACTTTTCCTTCTTGGTTGAGGGGCCTTCCTCACCTTTCTGTGATGGTCCTGAGATCAAACCAATTCTATGGCTCAATATGTGATATGGTTTGGTATAACAAGTATGATCAATGCTTCTCTAGCTTGCAAATTATTGATCTTGCCTCAAACAATTTCTCTGGGAATTTGACATCACAATGGTTTGAAAATTTAGAATTAATGATGACTGAGTCAAGAAGTACATTGCAAATTACCTCTGCTGAAAGCGTGAAATTCCCTGGATATCAAGATACTGTTGACATCATATACAAGGGATCTGAGGTGTCCTTTGAAAGGATCTTGACTACTTTAACAGCAATTGACTTCTCAAACAATAGATTGGAGGGTGACATTCCTAAATCAATTGGAAGGCTTGTATCACTACGCATGCTGAATATGTCACACAATGCCTTCACAGGAAAAATTCCAGCCCAACTTGGTGGAATGACCGATTTGGAGTCATTAGACCTGTCCTGCAACCAAATCTCAGGGGAGATTCCGCAAGAGCTGACCGATCTCACCTTTCTTGACGTCCTGAACTTGTCAAACAACCACTTGGTGGGGAAGATACCGCAATCGCATCAGTTCTCTACATTCGGCAGCAGTTCGTTTGGAGGGAATGCAGGGCTATGTGGACCACCATTGTCCAAGTTACCTTGTGGCTATTCACCTTACATTCCAGGTGCGGCTGCACAGGTAATCAAGTCTTCGCATCATGTTGATGTGGTCTTGTTTCTCTTCGCGGGGCTCGGCTTTGGTGTCGGATTTGCAGCTGCTATTGTGGTGAAATGGGGCCGGATCAGCAGATGGTTTACTGCAACTGTAAGAGCTTCACAGACTTGA